The following are encoded in a window of Blattabacterium cuenoti genomic DNA:
- a CDS encoding 4Fe-4S dicluster domain-containing protein, which yields MMKSNKKENAISKIDIPIKNFLKNRTSRRDFLKWVGFSTASVTLAACKGPVIKSIPYVVKPEVITPGIPTYYASTMIDPFDIGSVLVKTREGRPIKIEPNLTSNYLNTTSARIQSSLLSLYDEKRLKNPFIKENKCSWHQIDNYVISHLEKISELKKDIVIFSSSYPSFSTKKLIQDFTRTYPTTKWITYDAISYSKALDAAAEIFGFRGFPLFDLSKTELIVSFDADFLGDWSPENMSNSYTRNKNPKKSMIQHIQIESNMSLSGANADIRISKKPSDIEKMLFEVYQKLVLQKETNSEMVKKITDLIQKKGSKSVVLADGSKEAYIFSFLINQKIHSQALQKNKFFLSKESDDDKLKNFIKNLEKEKVGALLIHNTNPVYSLPSSLSHEIKKFLRKIPVTISFSMKKDETNELMDVLAPIPHWLESWGDTHPVTGIYTLIQPTIQCIFNTRQFQDSLMIWGKNPEKNYYEYLKNIWEKEIIPKSNVSSFQEALFHGVVEKEENIIRKNNVLSKEKYSISRDEKNKLDKNFELRLYTKTSLGDGHQYDNPWLQELPDPITRTTWENYLTISYDDAKKIGVRNWYTGIGAMNGHCVDLIKDQKILIADIPVYIQPGQAIGSIGLSFGYGQKIGKFSQMIKGKNAYVLYENFHLIQKNIQIKKVNKIHKFACIQLQNTTEGRNIVKETDLETFLKHSKEIWNEPEEKAPIWNGLFGKEKDNKKGHHFHLSIDLNACIGCGACIIACHSENNVPIVGKEEIRKSRDMHWLRVDRYYSEKENSKDEFFKNPKVSFQPVMCQHCENAPCETVCPVGATSHGEQGQNMMAYNRCVGTRYCANNCPYKVRRFNWFNYANNKKFDFHMNNDLGRMVLNPDIVVRSRGVMEKCSLCIQRTQSVIGIAKKENRNIKDEEFETACSVSCPTKAITFGDVNDKDSHILEKIKDQRNYKLLEFLGIRPNVSYQLKIRNLK from the coding sequence ATGATGAAATCAAATAAAAAAGAAAACGCTATTTCTAAAATAGATATCCCAATTAAAAATTTTTTAAAAAATAGAACCTCTAGACGTGATTTTTTGAAATGGGTAGGTTTTAGTACAGCTTCTGTTACTTTAGCTGCATGTAAAGGTCCGGTAATAAAATCCATTCCTTATGTCGTAAAACCAGAAGTGATTACTCCAGGCATTCCTACCTATTACGCATCTACCATGATAGACCCCTTTGATATTGGAAGTGTATTAGTTAAAACCAGAGAAGGACGTCCTATAAAAATAGAACCTAATCTAACTTCCAATTATTTAAATACCACATCAGCTAGAATTCAATCTTCTTTGTTATCTCTTTATGATGAGAAAAGGTTAAAAAATCCTTTTATTAAGGAAAATAAATGTTCTTGGCATCAAATAGATAACTATGTCATTTCTCATTTAGAAAAAATATCAGAACTAAAAAAAGATATTGTAATCTTTTCGTCCTCTTATCCAAGTTTTTCGACCAAAAAATTAATCCAAGATTTTACAAGAACATATCCAACCACAAAATGGATTACTTATGATGCTATTTCTTATTCAAAAGCTTTAGATGCTGCAGCAGAAATATTTGGATTCCGAGGTTTTCCACTTTTTGATTTATCAAAAACGGAATTAATAGTATCTTTCGATGCTGATTTTTTAGGAGATTGGAGTCCGGAAAATATGAGTAATTCCTATACAAGGAATAAAAATCCAAAAAAATCTATGATACAACACATTCAGATAGAAAGTAATATGAGTCTATCTGGAGCCAATGCGGACATTCGTATTTCAAAAAAGCCATCAGATATAGAAAAAATGTTATTTGAAGTTTACCAAAAACTAGTTCTTCAAAAAGAAACTAATAGTGAAATGGTAAAAAAAATAACTGACTTAATTCAAAAAAAAGGATCAAAAAGTGTAGTTCTTGCAGATGGAAGTAAAGAAGCATATATTTTTTCTTTTTTAATAAATCAAAAAATTCATAGTCAAGCTTTACAAAAAAATAAATTTTTTTTATCAAAAGAAAGTGATGATGATAAACTAAAGAACTTTATAAAAAATTTAGAAAAAGAAAAAGTTGGAGCTTTATTAATTCATAATACTAATCCAGTCTATAGTCTTCCTTCTTCCCTTTCTCATGAAATAAAAAAATTTTTAAGAAAAATACCAGTTACTATATCTTTTTCTATGAAAAAAGATGAAACCAATGAATTAATGGATGTATTAGCGCCCATTCCTCATTGGCTAGAAAGTTGGGGAGACACTCATCCTGTTACAGGGATTTACACCCTGATTCAGCCTACTATTCAGTGTATATTTAATACAAGACAATTTCAAGATTCTTTAATGATTTGGGGAAAAAATCCAGAAAAAAATTATTACGAATACTTAAAAAACATTTGGGAAAAAGAAATTATTCCCAAATCCAATGTTTCCTCTTTTCAGGAAGCTTTGTTTCACGGAGTAGTGGAAAAAGAAGAAAATATCATTCGAAAAAACAATGTTCTATCTAAGGAAAAATATTCTATTTCTAGAGATGAAAAAAATAAATTAGATAAAAATTTTGAACTTAGATTATACACAAAAACAAGTCTAGGAGACGGCCATCAATATGACAATCCATGGCTTCAAGAACTTCCAGATCCAATTACGCGGACTACTTGGGAAAATTATTTAACTATATCATATGATGATGCAAAAAAAATAGGAGTAAGAAATTGGTATACAGGAATAGGAGCTATGAATGGACATTGTGTAGATTTAATCAAAGATCAAAAAATTTTGATTGCAGATATCCCTGTTTATATTCAACCTGGACAAGCTATAGGTTCTATCGGTTTATCTTTTGGATATGGACAAAAAATAGGAAAATTTTCTCAAATGATCAAAGGAAAAAATGCTTATGTACTTTACGAAAATTTTCATTTGATACAAAAAAATATACAGATAAAAAAAGTAAATAAAATACATAAATTTGCTTGTATCCAGTTACAAAATACAACTGAAGGAAGAAATATAGTCAAAGAAACAGATTTAGAAACTTTTTTAAAACATTCTAAAGAAATTTGGAATGAACCAGAAGAGAAGGCTCCTATTTGGAATGGCCTTTTTGGAAAAGAAAAAGATAATAAAAAAGGTCATCATTTTCATTTGTCTATAGATCTGAATGCTTGTATTGGATGTGGAGCTTGTATTATTGCATGTCATTCGGAAAATAATGTTCCTATTGTGGGAAAAGAAGAGATTAGAAAATCTAGAGATATGCATTGGTTACGTGTGGATAGATATTATTCCGAAAAAGAAAATTCTAAGGATGAATTTTTCAAAAATCCAAAAGTTTCTTTTCAACCTGTCATGTGTCAGCATTGTGAAAATGCTCCTTGTGAGACTGTATGTCCGGTTGGTGCTACATCTCATGGAGAGCAAGGTCAAAATATGATGGCATATAATCGTTGTGTAGGAACACGTTATTGTGCAAATAATTGTCCTTATAAAGTAAGACGTTTTAATTGGTTTAATTATGCTAATAACAAAAAATTTGATTTTCATATGAATAATGATCTAGGAAGAATGGTTCTTAATCCAGATATTGTTGTTAGAAGCAGAGGAGTTATGGAAAAATGCTCTTTATGCATACAAAGAACACAATCTGTTATAGGAATTGCAAAAAAAGAAAATAGAAATATAAAAGATGAAGAATTTGAAACAGCTTGTAGTGTTTCTTGTCCTACAAAAGCAATTACTTTTGGAGATGTTAATGACAAGGATAGCCATATTTTAGAAAAAATTAAAGATCAAAGAAATTATAAACTTCTGGAATTTCTCGGAATACGTCCGAATGTATCCTATCAATTAAAGATTAGAAATTTGAAATAG
- the nrfD gene encoding NrfD/PsrC family molybdoenzyme membrane anchor subunit codes for MLKLNKNHESSIREPLILGNKTFQNITEDILRPIENKAGKLWWISLLISIMAFLWGLGCVFYTIGTGIGVWGLNRTINWAWDITNFVWWVGIGHAGTLISAVLLLFRQKWRLSINRSAEAMTIFAVIQAGLFPIIHMGRPWNAHWVLPIPNQFGSLWPNFNSPLLWDVFAISTYFSVSTVFWFMGLIPDFAMIRDRVTDPIQKKIYGILSFGWGGTSKDWQRFEEISLLLAGLCTPLVFSVHTIVSFDFSTSVIKGWHSTIFPPYFVAGAIFSGFAMVQTLLGVARKVLSLESYITRNHIEYMNMIILLTGGIVLLAYISEFILSWYSSSPFEEFTYFSVKAAIGPFWWAFWALIICNVLIPQFLWIKSVRRSFFWSYIIAIFINIGMWFERFDIIVLNLSHDYLPSSWTGFMPSFVDVGIFIGTIGFFFVLYLLYIRVFPVISQAELKTILTLKWSKKNVIKNE; via the coding sequence ATGTTAAAACTAAATAAAAACCATGAATCCTCTATAAGAGAACCATTGATTTTAGGAAATAAAACGTTTCAAAATATCACAGAGGATATTTTGAGACCAATAGAAAATAAAGCTGGAAAGCTATGGTGGATATCTTTATTAATCTCAATTATGGCTTTTTTATGGGGTTTAGGATGCGTTTTTTATACTATAGGTACGGGAATAGGAGTCTGGGGTTTAAATAGAACTATAAATTGGGCTTGGGATATTACTAATTTTGTTTGGTGGGTTGGAATTGGTCATGCTGGAACTTTGATTTCTGCTGTTTTATTATTGTTTCGTCAAAAATGGCGTTTATCTATTAACCGATCAGCTGAAGCTATGACTATTTTTGCGGTTATCCAAGCTGGATTATTTCCTATCATACACATGGGAAGACCATGGAATGCTCATTGGGTTTTGCCAATTCCAAATCAATTTGGTTCTTTGTGGCCTAATTTTAATTCTCCACTTTTATGGGACGTATTTGCTATTAGTACTTATTTTTCTGTTTCTACTGTGTTTTGGTTTATGGGATTAATTCCAGATTTTGCTATGATCAGAGATAGAGTCACAGATCCTATACAGAAAAAGATATATGGAATTCTTAGTTTTGGATGGGGAGGAACATCCAAAGATTGGCAAAGATTTGAAGAAATTTCTTTATTGCTAGCTGGATTATGCACTCCGTTAGTTTTTTCAGTACATACTATTGTTTCATTTGATTTTTCTACTTCTGTGATTAAGGGTTGGCATAGCACTATATTTCCTCCTTATTTCGTAGCTGGAGCTATATTTTCAGGTTTTGCAATGGTACAAACTTTATTGGGAGTAGCTAGAAAAGTCCTTTCTTTAGAAAGTTATATAACTAGAAATCATATTGAATATATGAATATGATCATTTTATTAACAGGAGGAATAGTTTTATTAGCTTATATATCCGAATTTATCCTTTCATGGTATTCTAGCAGCCCTTTCGAAGAGTTCACTTATTTTTCTGTAAAAGCTGCAATAGGACCATTTTGGTGGGCTTTTTGGGCGTTAATTATTTGCAATGTATTGATTCCCCAATTTTTATGGATTAAATCTGTAAGAAGAAGTTTTTTTTGGTCTTATATCATAGCAATTTTTATCAATATTGGAATGTGGTTTGAAAGGTTTGATATTATTGTTTTAAATCTAAGTCATGATTACTTGCCTTCTTCTTGGACTGGTTTCATGCCTTCATTTGTGGATGTAGGGATATTTATAGGAACTATTGGTTTTTTTTTCGTTCTTTATTTGTTATACATACGTGTATTTCCAGTTATATCACAAGCAGAACTAAAAACAATATTGACCTTGAAATGGTCCAAAAAAAATGTTATAAAAAATGAATAA
- a CDS encoding DUF3341 domain-containing protein: MNKSVFNIQALYDHEDLMINHLKILRKKNINIHEVYSPFPIHNLNKLLKLKKTNLSFLSFIYGLIGFFLSILITWYTMIYDWPQNIGGKPSYSWIQNVPSFIPVIFELSIFFSAHFMCITYLFQCKLFPGSTPKNPDPRTTDNMFLIEIYTEENAEKLRNFLKENGAMEVNITKIAQI; this comes from the coding sequence ATGAATAAATCCGTATTTAATATTCAGGCCTTATATGATCATGAAGATTTAATGATAAATCATTTAAAAATTCTTCGAAAAAAGAACATCAATATACATGAAGTTTATTCACCTTTTCCCATTCATAATTTGAATAAATTACTTAAATTAAAAAAAACAAATTTGTCCTTTTTATCTTTTATCTATGGACTTATAGGATTTTTTTTATCTATTTTAATAACTTGGTATACAATGATTTATGATTGGCCTCAAAATATTGGAGGAAAACCATCTTATTCTTGGATTCAAAATGTTCCTTCTTTTATTCCTGTCATATTTGAATTATCTATTTTTTTTTCTGCACATTTTATGTGCATAACTTATCTTTTTCAATGTAAATTATTTCCAGGATCTACTCCAAAAAATCCGGATCCTAGAACTACTGATAATATGTTTCTAATAGAAATTTATACAGAAGAAAATGCTGAAAAATTACGGAATTTTTTAAAAGAAAATGGAGCTATGGAAGTGAATATAACTAAAATAGCTCAAATATGA
- a CDS encoding c-type cytochrome — MKNQYLYVLILFIFITLNSCWFDKSKPNRVYMPDMYYSDAYEPYSDPYPNYKKTLKKSGITLFIKGKTSSLLPVKGTIPRNSYGFNFYPSDGTQKGYNLYKKILKSPLKKSNKEEFNKIIEDGKNIYKINCSICHGENGDGQGFLVKKEKILGIPSYKDRDITIGSIYHVITYGKNNMSSYASQLNEIDRWKVAEYIMILKNQ, encoded by the coding sequence ATGAAAAATCAATATCTTTATGTTCTTATCCTTTTTATATTTATAACACTGAATTCTTGTTGGTTTGATAAATCAAAACCTAATAGAGTATATATGCCGGATATGTACTATTCAGATGCATACGAGCCTTATTCAGATCCATATCCAAATTATAAAAAAACTCTTAAAAAGAGTGGAATTACTCTTTTTATAAAAGGGAAAACTTCATCTCTTTTGCCTGTGAAAGGAACTATTCCAAGAAATTCTTATGGATTTAATTTTTATCCATCTGATGGAACCCAGAAAGGATATAATCTATATAAAAAAATATTGAAATCCCCTTTAAAAAAGAGTAATAAGGAGGAATTCAATAAAATCATAGAAGACGGAAAAAATATCTATAAAATTAACTGTTCTATATGTCATGGAGAAAATGGAGATGGACAAGGTTTTTTAGTAAAAAAAGAAAAAATATTAGGAATTCCCAGTTATAAAGATAGAGATATTACCATTGGTAGTATTTATCATGTGATTACTTATGGAAAAAATAACATGAGTTCCTATGCCTCTCAATTAAATGAAATAGATAGATGGAAAGTGGCAGAATATATAATGATTCTAAAGAATCAATAG
- a CDS encoding potassium channel family protein has product MKIIIIGLGNFGRSLALNLTDNGHEVFGVDYKMEKVDLLKDHIANVVCMDANNEAAYKVLPIQQADLGIVAIGENEGSSIVTTAILKKYKHLRIVSRSLSKIHDTILEAMGINDVVHPEQDAAFRLTKQISFNYALDYFRVDNKYSIAEVFSPYSFHGKSVKSLKLTQKYSVSLITVIRDMKNQMLYKGKGSSSTRKVVGLVTGDTILQKGDILTLFGSNKSIMNFVKEKNHD; this is encoded by the coding sequence ATGAAAATTATAATTATCGGATTAGGAAATTTTGGAAGATCTTTAGCTCTCAATTTAACAGACAATGGTCATGAAGTTTTTGGAGTAGACTATAAAATGGAAAAAGTAGATTTATTAAAAGATCATATAGCCAATGTTGTATGTATGGATGCTAATAATGAAGCCGCTTATAAAGTATTGCCGATACAACAAGCTGATTTAGGAATTGTAGCTATTGGAGAAAACGAAGGATCATCAATAGTCACTACGGCGATATTAAAAAAATATAAACACCTTAGAATAGTTAGTCGATCTTTATCAAAAATACATGATACCATATTAGAAGCTATGGGGATTAACGATGTTGTCCATCCAGAGCAAGACGCAGCTTTCAGATTAACTAAACAAATATCCTTTAATTATGCTTTAGATTATTTTAGAGTGGATAATAAATATTCTATTGCAGAAGTTTTTTCTCCATATTCTTTTCATGGAAAGTCTGTGAAAAGTCTAAAATTAACACAAAAATATTCCGTTTCTTTAATCACGGTAATACGAGATATGAAAAATCAGATGTTGTATAAGGGAAAGGGAAGTTCATCTACAAGAAAAGTGGTTGGATTGGTAACTGGAGATACTATTCTTCAAAAAGGAGATATATTGACACTTTTTGGATCTAATAAATCCATAATGAATTTTGTAAAAGAAAAAAATCATGATTAA